The region GCGAGCCGCAGTTCGAGGGCCAGACGAAGACGAAGCTCGGCAACACCGAGGCGAAGTCGTTCGTGCAGCGCGTCACCGGCGAGGAGCTCGGCCACTGGTTCGAGTCGAATCCGGCGATGGCGAAGGAGATCGTGCGCAAGGCGATCGGCGCCGCGACCGCCCGCATCGCCGCGCGGAAGGCGCGCGAGCAGACCCGTCGCAAGGGGCTGCTCGAGTCGGGCGGCATGCCCGGCAAGCTCAAGGACTGCCAGTCGAAGGACCCGGCGATCTCGGAGATCTTCCTCGTCGAGGGCAACTCCGCAGGCGGCTCGGCCGTGCAGGGCCGCAACCCCTACACGCAGGCGATCCTGCCGCTGCGCGGGAAGGTGCTCAACGTCGAGAAGGCCCGCCTCGACCGGGCGCTCGGCAACGCCGAGATCCAGTCGATGATCACCGCGTTCGGCGCGGGCCTCGGCGAGGACTTCGACCCGGCAAGGGCGAGGTACCACAAGATCGTGCTCATGGCGGATGCCGACGTCGACGGGCAGCACATCACGACGCTGCTGCTCACGCTGCTGTTCCGCTACATGCGGCCGCTCATCGACATGGGCTACGTGTACCTCGCAGCCCCGCCGCTCTACAAGATCAAGTGGACGAACGCCGACCACGAGTACGCGTACAGCGACCGGGAGCGCGACGCGATGATCGCCGACGGGCAGGCGAGCGGCAAGCGCATGCCGAAGGACAACGGCGTGCAGCGCTACAAGGGCCTCGGCGAGATGAACTACAGCGAGCTGTGGGAGACGACGATGGACCCGGAGACGCGCACGCTCAAGCAGGTGACGCTCGACGACGCCGCCGTGGCCGACGCGATCTTCTCGACCCTCATGGGCGAGGACGTCGAGGCCCGCCGATCCTTCATCCAGAAGAATGCGCGCGACGTGCGCTTCCTGGACATCTGAGGCTGAGAGACGATGACTGACGAGACCACCCCCGCTGAGCCCTTCGACCGCGACGCCCCGAACCACGGCACGATCGAGCAGGTCGACCTCCAGCTCGAGATGCAGCGCTCCTACCTCGACTACGCGATGAGCGTCATCGTCGGGCGGGCGCTGCCGGAGGTGCGCGACGGCCTCAAGCCCGTGCACCGTCGCGTCATCTACGCGATGTACGACGGCGGCTACCGGCCCGACAAGGCGTTCTCGAAGTGCTCGCGCGTCGTCGGCGACGTCATGGGGCAGTACCACCCGCACGGCGACACGGCGATCTACGACACCCTCGTGCGCCTCGTGCAGCCGTGGAGCCTGCGCTACCCGCTCGCGCTCGGGCAGGGCAACTTCGGCTCGGCCGGCGACGACGAGGCGGCCGCCCCGCGGTACACCGAGACGAAGATGTCGCAGCTCGCCATGGAGATGGTGCGCGACATCGACGAGGACACCGTCGACTTCCAGGACAACTACGACGGCCGCACGCAGGAGCCGTCGGTGCTGCCGGCGCGCTTCCCCAACCTGCTCGTCAACGGCTCGGTCGGCATCGCGGTCGGCATGGCCACGAACATCCCGCCGCACAACCTCCGCGAGGTCGCCGACGGCGCGATCTGGCACCTCGAGCACCCGGAGGCGTCGAAGGAGGAGCTGCTCGCGGCCCTCATGGAGCGCATCAAGGGTCCCGACTTCCCGACCGGCGCGCAGATCCTCGGCACGAAGGGCATCGAGGAGGCGTACCGCACCGGTCGCGGGTCGATCACGATGCGGGCGGTCGTCACGGTCGAGGAGATCCAGGGCCGCACGGCCCTCGTCATCACCGAGCTGCCCTACCAGGTGAACCCCGACCGGCTCGCGGTGCGCATCGCCGACCTCGTCAAGGACGGCAAGCTGCAGGGCATCGCGAACATCGAGGACCAGACCTCGGGCCGCACGGGCCAGCGCCTCGTCATCACGCTCAAGCGCGACGCGGTCGCGAAGGTCGTGCTCAACAACCTGTACAAGCAGACGCAGCTGCAGGAGAACTTCGGCGCGAACATGCTCGCGATCGTCGACGGCGTGCCGCGCACGCTCTCGCTCGACGGCTTCATCGGGCACTGGGCAGACCACCAGGTCGAGGTCATCGTCCGCCGCACCCAGTTCCGCCTCGCGCGCGAAGAGGACCGGATGCACATCCTCGAGGGCTACCTCAAGGCCCTCGACGCCCTCGACGAGGTCATCGCGCTCATCCGCCGCTCGCCGACGCCCGACGATGCTCGCACGGGCCTCATGGAGCTGCTCTCGGTCGACGAGAAGCAGGCGAACGCGATCCTCGAGCTCCAGCTGCGCCGGCTCGCGGCG is a window of Agrococcus sp. Marseille-Q4369 DNA encoding:
- the gyrA gene encoding DNA gyrase subunit A, with amino-acid sequence MTDETTPAEPFDRDAPNHGTIEQVDLQLEMQRSYLDYAMSVIVGRALPEVRDGLKPVHRRVIYAMYDGGYRPDKAFSKCSRVVGDVMGQYHPHGDTAIYDTLVRLVQPWSLRYPLALGQGNFGSAGDDEAAAPRYTETKMSQLAMEMVRDIDEDTVDFQDNYDGRTQEPSVLPARFPNLLVNGSVGIAVGMATNIPPHNLREVADGAIWHLEHPEASKEELLAALMERIKGPDFPTGAQILGTKGIEEAYRTGRGSITMRAVVTVEEIQGRTALVITELPYQVNPDRLAVRIADLVKDGKLQGIANIEDQTSGRTGQRLVITLKRDAVAKVVLNNLYKQTQLQENFGANMLAIVDGVPRTLSLDGFIGHWADHQVEVIVRRTQFRLAREEDRMHILEGYLKALDALDEVIALIRRSPTPDDARTGLMELLSVDEKQANAILELQLRRLAALERQKIQDQAEELRRLIADYKDILAKPERQRQIIVDELREIVARHGDDRRTEIMHGYGGDVSMEDLIPEEQVVMSLTTGGYIKRTRIDQYRAQHRGGKGVRGAQLRSDDIVEHFGVTSTHDWLLFFTNFGRVYRMKAYEIAEAGRDAKGQHVANLLAFQPDERVQTVLQLRRYDQADYLVLATQQGQVKKTRLELFDTNRSGGIIAINLAPDDRVISAMLANSDDEILVISKRGRAARFAATDEALRPMGRATGGVRGIRLKHGDEALAAMVIGDDGYVFVVTEQGFGKKTPVSDYPSKGRGTQGVLTFSSGDHDRGALVGATIVHDGDELLLIRSSGKVIRSSVDEVRATGRTTMGVQFAEKSTTDLVISIARNVEDEVEEAVEEAAAEPATSPAQDAQTGVAQVAIAEAEDAIVDATDSADADSTDDEPTEETDA